The Aspergillus nidulans FGSC A4 chromosome VIII genome contains the following window.
GGGAATTTGAGGACTTACTCTTCATAAAAACGATTTAAAAAACAAGGACTGGGGCTGGTGATATGATTTCATTAACAGTTCCCCACTTGAGCATCATCCCTTGAGAACGCTCTTCAAAAGAGCTGGCCTGGTCTGGTTCTCACTTCTGGGACTGTCCCGCACGCCGCCTATCAATTCTGCCCTCTTGCCCTCCTCTCTCCCACCTGATTCTTGctccctccctccccctctccTCTTGCCCATATTTCTGTCATTCAACCTCGTGCAGGGTCTCTGTgaatctggctcttcttccttttttccaAAAGTTAATTGTCGCCTGTTGAAATCATGGGCCAGACTCTGTCAGAGCCTGTTGTCGATAAGGTGGGTGAAAAGCGACTGAATCAAGTTCGCTACCTTGAGACCCCTCTGTTTCCCATTCTCCCCACACTGCAAGCCATTCCAGACGCGATTCCAAATATTACTTCCCGTCTCGCTTTCGCTGTCGAACTTCCCAATATACTGCCGTTTTGCATctcgcctttttttttgccttACCTTGGATCGGGCCATCCTGCGTGATCGTCATCATTTTGTGCTTTTCCCTTCGCTGGAGCGGTTCCAGATTTGTGCCTCATTTTTGCGGGGACTCCATTCAAGCAAGACGAAAAGCTTTCCTCTCTACGATACAACACGCTTTTTTCCCCCCTTCTATTCTCATTTACAGGAAACCCAATACGTGGATCTCCTTGCGGCCTTGCTAACATTGTTTGATTCGTCCAGACTTCCTCAGAAGGCCAAGATGAGTGCTGTATATATGGCGTCTCCGCCATGCAGGGCTGGCGCATCAGCATGGAAGATGCCCACGCTGCCGTTCTAGATCTCCAAGCGAAACAATCAGGCTCTAACGACCAACCGACCGATCCCGACAGGCGCCTTGCTTTCTTCGGAGTATACGATGGCCACGGTGGAGACAAAGTTGCTCTGTTCGCGGGGGAGAATGTCCATAAGATTGTCGCGAAGCAGGAGACCTTTTTAAAAGGCGATATTGAACAGGCCCTGAAGGATGGATTTCTCGCTACTGATCGGGCTATCCTAGAAGGTTTGTGAACTGTTATCCTGGGAGGGTCTTGCGCTCGTCTCGTGCTTCCGGGCTCCTGTCTGACCCAATTAGATCCTAAGTATGAGGAGGAAGTTTCCGGCTGCACTGCCGCTGTCAGTATCATCTCGAAGAAAAAGATCTGGGTGGTAAGTTTGCTCTAGGGGATAAGGGGAACTTGGGCGGTAACACACTCCACAGGCAAATGCTGGTGATTCACGTTCCGTTTTGGGTGTCAAGGGTCGTGCAAAGCCTCTCTCGTTTGACCACAAGCCACAGAATGAAGGTTTGTGATTAGTTTCTATTGATATGTCCCATATTCTGATGAATGGGTGTATAGGCGAGAAGGCTCGTATCAGCGCTGCGGGCGGCTTCGTCGACTTTGGCCGGGTTAATGGCAACCTCGCCCTGTCGCGTGCCATTGGAGATTTTGAGTTTAAGAAGAGCCCTGAACTATCGCCTGAACAGCAGATCGTTACTGCCTACCCAGACGTTACAGTCCACGAGCTCACGGAGGACGATGAATTCTTAGTAATCGCTTGCGATGGTGGGTTTCCCCTCAACTTTGCCGCTCTGTTCCACAATCTGATATACTACAGGAATCTGGGATTGCCAGTCTTCCCAAGCCGTGGTCGAATTCGTTCGCCGCGGTATCGCGGCCAAGCAGGATCTCTATCGGATTTGTGAAAACATGATGGACAACTGTCTCGCTTCCAACAGTGAGACTGGTGGAGTTGGCTGTGACAACATGACAATGGTCATTATAGGTCTCCTCAATGGAAAAACTAAGGAAGAGTGGTACAACCAGATCGCGGAGCGGGTTGCTAACGGCGACGGCCCTTGTGCTCCGCCCGAATACGGCAAGTCTCTCGAGGAACCCACGGCCTCCAATCCCTACTGACTGAACCGTGGGGGTTGCAGCTGAATTCCGAGGACCTGGAATCCATAACCATTTTGAAGAGAACCCGGACGAGTACGAGATCGACCACGATCGCTCCCGCCCATTCAACGTGCGTTCTGGTAGAATAATTCTTTTGGGAGATGGCAGCACGTTAATTCCAGGAAAACAGAATGACGAGGAACTCTTTGACCAAACCGGGGAGGAGAATCACCCAGACCAAGTGCAACGCCAGAATACCGACACAGAAAGAAATGACCGTGAAGGGACGCCTGGGCCTCAATCCGCGGCTCCCCAGACGAACACGTCCGCTTCGGATGGCTCAGAGCCTTCTAACACACCGCAGAAACCCGCCTCTTCGTAGCTTCGTCATGAGATTTACGCCTGATTCCCTTCATTTTGGTTCCTGAAACGACTCGTGATTTCACGATCCACACCCGCCGCCCCATCTCCACGCCCGGTGCCGAAGCCTCACAATTCTGCCCCCATACGGTCGCTCATTGATTTTCTGTTTCTCACGATTTGAAGGCGCATTGGTGCTTGTGACCGCGAAGATGCGAAAGAGACGGACCATATCATCCCCTTCTATCTCTTGTTTTAATCCCATCTTCTTACTTTTTACGAGCTCATCCAGATCAAATCACCTTCGTGTTACTCCAGGATGGATATCTTTGAGAATTCGCCGAATGGGTGGAggcatcttctttccctgtcatctttcttctctatGTTTGCACATGCCGCAAGCGGCAGGCCTCACGAGAGTACGTTTGTTTCATGTCTCGACATAAGATACCGCAACAACCACTATTGACGAACTTTATAACTTCCATGATTCCATTCACGTTTGACATTTTCCACATTCCTCGCCTCCAGTTCGTCTTTACTCGATATGGCTCTTTCCGTTGTCCACGGCCGCCAGGATTGTTCCTTTGCGGCCAGTTCACGAGCTCGCAGTGGCTTGGAGGGGTTAAGGGCATATTTACCATCTTGCACTTCTGTCGGCGAAAGGAGTTCTAGGAACGTGATGGGGGACTGTGGTTTCTCACCGTATGCAGATAGAATCTGTTGTAAATATCTGGCCTCATTCCTTGCTCTAAATTTACCCGGAGCCTCTTGCAGCTTCCAAGCATCGGCGCAAACTTGGGCTTCCAGCTAGTAATTGGGTTCGACTGGTATTACCAATATTACACCTGACCGGCTTCATACTATACTGAGATAGGTAATATATTTCAATACATGTCTTACCACCACGTGCCTGTTACTGCTTTGGTGATTCGAATTTTTCTGCCCCTTTTTAGTAAATTAGGGAAGGCATTGATATCGAcaagcttttttttttcttcctgctgttTCCCAAGGCTACTCGATATCCCTCATTGCCGCTGAACTAGATTGCGACTATTTTTCCCTGAACCGGAAGACGAGCCGGCAAACGCGAGCAGCTCCAGCGGCTCCCGTCACTCTTCTTTTACGTTCCGTCATCTTCACCAGCTATCCCCCCACGCTTCGACCAACTCACGCCTTCCTTCGGGCCTCCCTCGTTCTCCAATTACCCTCCTAAACACTCCTATATCCCGCTACCTACCGACAGAAGTTGAGCAGTGCTCCCTCAGTCCAACATCATGTCTTCTCCGCTCTCCAACAGCAAACGTAAGCGCGCCGACTCCCAACACTTGTCCACAGCAGATATCGCAAAATCATCAACTACCGATCTCTTGCAACCATCGTCACGCGATGCTTCCGGtgaagagggagacgagTCAACTGGCCCAATTATTTCTCCGGTCAAGGCTTCGAACAATCCGCCTCCGAAACGGGCGCGGAAGGCTTCCGTGAGCGAAGGACAAAGTGGTGATGCGGGAAAGGACACTTCAATTAGCAAGGAGGATCCTGGCGAGCCATCCGAAACCACACCGGCCAGTAGTGACATTGAAACACACACCAAAACTCGGCCTGGATTGCACTTAAATACGAAGCCCGATGAAGAGTTGATGAAACCACCAGTGCTAGGCAAACTGCAGGATCCTGCTGGTGGATATAAAACCAATCCGCCACCTGTGGGCCGTCCGGTGCGAGTATATGCTGACGGAGTCTTTGATTTGTTTCACGTGGGGTGCGTATATAGCCTAGCATTTTGACTTGGGATAAGTCGGCTCCATTGGTACATGCTAATTCGTTTTCGACAGTCATATGCGACAGCTTGAGCAAGCCAAGAAGGCTTTCCCTGACGTTTACCTTATAGTTGGGGTGACCGGAGATAAGGAGACTCACGAGCGGAAAGGTCTTACAGTTCTAAGCGGCGCAGAGCGAGCCGAGAGTGTTCGTCACTGCAAATGGGTTGACGAGGTTTTCCCAAACTGCCCGTGGATTGTTACTCCAGAATTCATGGAAGAGCATAAGATTGACTATGTTGCGCACGACGACTTGCCGTACGGGGCCGCGGAGGGAGACGATATATATGCCCCCATCAAGGCCCAAGGAAAGTTCCTGGTTACTCAACGGACGGAAGGTGTGAGTACTACGGGTGTTATTACAAGGTTTGTTTGTCTTCGTCCACCCGTAATTTCCGTACTGACGTTTGTAGAATTGTTCGCGACTACGACCGTTACATCTCTCGACAATTCAAACGTGGTGCATCGAGACAGGAACTAAATGTTtcatggctgaagaagaacgaaTTGGAGATCAAGCGGCACGTGTCGGAGCTCCGCGACAGCATCATGACCAATTGGACGAACACTGGCCAGGAACTGAGTCGAGAGCTGCGCCAACTGTGGAACTCCAGACCTAATAGTCCAGCTCCTAGCACGAGGACCAGTATGGACTGGGGAAGCTCGCGCGGGGTTGTTAGTCCTACAGCTGGTGGTAAGTCACATGTCTCCCGCGTGGAAGCACTGGGTCGCACGGAAAGTATCACTGGGAGGGAGCCGGATTTCGCCACAGGCTATAGCTTAGGGTTAATCGGGGGCGTCAGGGCATGGGTATGTTTTCCCGCATGCGCTTTAGTCACCCAGTGCCATTAACATATAACAGATGCGCAGTCGTCGATCTCTCCTAGAAAGCCGAGGCCAGTCACCAGCCAGTGAAGAAGAACACGAGTCTGAACTGGAACGCAGCAACGGTGAGGGACCCGCCGAACCTAAGCGGTAAACTGGCAGTCCATCGGATGTGTCGAACCGGCGAGGTTAcattcatgatcttcatcttcgaggCAATCTTAGGTCATATCGGCACATAAGCAAGCGCTCCGGTACCGCTCATGGTATACCAGGGCTTatctttctttcatctccgTTTATATCCAACATCCTCTCGATTAATGACATACGGATGTCCAGACTGGCGGGGGAACCatattcttgatattcaACTGCATGAAACCGACATTTGCATCTCTGTACAACACTCAAAAGGACAAGCATGAGGGGAAACAGCACGAGCGGAAATTCTGATTCCACGAAATTGATATTAGTATATGCGCGCATGGGATTCGGACGAAATTGAAGGCTCCCTTTCCGTCCGTGTTTTCATCCTCGTATCGATAATTTACTTTATGCTGGGAAACATGGCTCTTTGTAAAAAGATAATAGTAATAGATCTGAATGTTATCTTCAGCATAGAGTTATATGTCGTGAATTATAAGTCAATGCTAGAAGGGTCGCTACGAACTCAATATGGGTTGAAATATTATGATCAATGGCATGAGTCTCAGATGGCGGGAAAGGAACGAATCATTAGTGCTTGCCTCGAATATATTACAAACTATGTGCTTTGCTCTCTGTTCTAAACCGAGCGCCCCTGTCAGTCTAGATGAATGAACGTAGTCTAGAGTAAGCCCAAACTCCAAGCTATTGATAAAACCTCACTGAGTAAAGTGCTCAACGAAAATCACAGGGTATCAATAATAAAGAAACTAAGAGTTCACAAATTCAATGCATGAATACCGGTCATCATCGTTATCAAGCAGCAGTAATAGCCAACCTCGGCCTAATCCCTCGTTGctcctctctttccatctccatctcagcAGCACACCGTCTTAGTAACTCCATTTGCATTGACAGGTCCTGCACCTCTACCCCAGGTAAAAGAGGCAACTCTGCCTCCCGTGGCGAACACATAACCGCGCGCAAATGCTCCCTTAGTGTCACGGCATCGCGAACCAAACTGCCCTCGAGAAAGTGCTTCGCAGCGGCATCGCATTTCGCTGTGATTCCTAGCTCGAAGGACGCCAGGCCCCTGACGCACAGCAAGGGCGCCACCCAGGGCTCGGCGATGGAGAGACGAAGCCTGCTCCCTCCAATCAGCCCTCCTCCGCCATTTCCAATTCCATTGCCTGGGCCAGTGTTCGCACCAGCATTGGCAGCCGCAAACGACCCGAGATCAACACTAAGAGCCAACTCCTCTAATCCGGCTAAAGCTGCAACTCGATTCCAGAACAAAGTCCAGAGTCGGTCATTATGTGTGTGCGAGTAGATCGAGCTCTTATGTTCCTCGCCTGCCATGGGCTGCCAGACTGGCGTCCATTGGATCGTCAACTTCTTGATCGTCGCGAGATGCTCGGACGAGATGGACAGACTGAAAGCGATGAATGTCGTCAGGTCGTCCACGTCGAAGGTCGAGTTCTTGTAGAGAATTGATGATGCTTCGGCGTAGATGGACCGACAAGTACGGAGGAGGGCCGTGGACGAGTTGCTTAGATTTGATGGCAACGACGGGTGGGTATGTGGATAGAGCATATTGCTGCTAGCATTATCTGCTGATGAGGCAGacgctgcagaagaagaaaaagaagcagaagcagcaagaCCGTTCGTGCGCCATCTCGCCGGCGTAACGGGGCAACAGCGGCGATTCTTATCCAAACTGGAGGTGGTATTCCTGCAGCGTACATGCCGAATCTTATCCTTCACCTGGACAAGATGGACAACCTGGTCGCCAAAGGCGTACTCGTAGATCATGAGCCGGATTTCAAGGGGCAGTTTCGTGATGAAGGCGCTTGCTGTTTGGGGGTCCATTGGATGGGTTTTGGAGAAAGGGTCGACGGGAGAAGACGGTGTAGAGGAGGCATTATTGAGTGAGAGCGGTGCGCAAATCTGGCGGGCTTGAATCAGGTCCCGGATTGTTTCTTTCCAGCGGTGGCCCGTTGAGTAGTAATGGAAGATAGAGTAAGGATCGCGGAGGATCCACGCATCGAAATGGCGCATTGTGATGGTGGTCAGTAGTGAGTCTATCGATCTATACAGACAATGAATGTATAAAGATCAGAAGAGGTAATGATTaacaaagaaaaaatgaTGGATAAAAGGGCAATCAAATAATTAGACATCTGAATGGACTCAGCTTCGTCGTCCCTCTTATATACCTCCCCACATACCTTACCACCCAGTCTCGCTCTCAAGACAAGATGATAGCTCCACCCACGctccattttcttcatctcaATCTTTTGGAGCCTTAAAAAGGTTCAGGGACACACTGACCTCATCCATCAATGGCTGAAAGCCACAAAAAAGCCACCCAGCGCGTTATGCGTTTCATCCCGGATAGCTCGCGCTCGATCATTGGTGCACCAGTCACTCTCTGGCTAATCGAGCAGTGTGATTCGGGAGATTTCGGTGGTTAAGTGTAACATATGACGTTAAGCTGCAGGGTGGCTGCGGGCGGTGATGCGGGCTGGTGCCAATGATCGACCGGGCGGTGGAGCGTGAGAAGCTCGTTAACTTCAATTGAGTCTAGCTCAGGCCCGGCGGACTTGGCCCGCCGTATAGAATTGCGGCTAGACTGGAAGAAGTCTAGAGCAGTGGAGCTTAGCTATTCGCGATTTCGTCTGCTTTGAACACCACTCTTCTCTGCAGTAGAGGCTTAATAGTGTACCTGCAAAACCTCAATTCAAACAGCTATTCACATCATATTGCGTTAAATATTTTTTTATCATGTCTATCGTATCGCTCGTAATCAACATCTAGGTATCTAGGTGTAGAAATATACATACTATACTGAAGCTGACACTCTTCCTTCGGAGTACTGTCCTGCGAGCGAATACCTCAACTCGCCACCTCGCTTACCTCGAGTGCACGACGTGCGCTAGCTCGCTGCACTCCACTCcccttttttcttttttggtgCGCGCAAATGGCGCGACAAGCTCTGCATTTAGGTCTAGAGAAGTCAAAGCTCGTATGCAGTATTGTTGTCCCAGCCCAGCTCGAACCCACTTCGATATTTTAGCGTGTAATCTGCCCCGCGTTCTCCTCACTTTCGGATGCAtgtgctggtgctggagaaTCTCGCGCGGTGGCCACATAGAAGGCACTGGAGAGGATCAACGCGGATCCGATCCAACTGACAGCCGACAACGTACTCCCCCAGACAGCAGCATCATAAAACAGCGCAAACAGCATCTGGGTGTAGAGCATGGTGGTAGCTTTTGTTCCAGATGAAGAGCGGGCGGGTTTTATTGTTTCTGACTTTGAAGCATTATCCGCTTCGTTGAAATGCTGATGAAGCGCAGACGTATTTCGAACTCGCGGTGGGGGTGGTACATATGATAGCCCGGCAGTTAGAAGAAACTGTAGCAGAAATCCGCAGACACCGAGCAGAATGAGCAGAGTCCATTCCAACGGCGTCCCGGGCAGTTCTAAGGATATTGAAGGAAGGAACACGATTGCAATGGCAGAAACAACTGTCGTGACCAGTGAAAAGTATGTGACCGAAACCAGCGGGTGGCACCGCTGTCCGATCATTCGGATTGATGCATATGCGGACGAGGCACCAAGGACCCCTATCATTCCCATAGTCACTGCCATTACGCGGTGGCCTTGGTCTGCTTCGCCAGGATGTTCCATCTTTGTTTCGATAGACTCCGCATTATCGTCAGCGGCAGGCtgcaagaaagcaaagggcCGTGCAATCAAAACGACGCCTATCAACGAGATGAATCCAGCTAACTGCTGCTTACGGGTGAAAATCTCGCCGGGGATGAAATGGGAGCAAGCATAGCAGCTTAGAATTGGCGCGAGAAAGGTCAACACAGTCGCCTCGGAAAGTGGCAGATACTGGACAGAATAATAGAGCCCGTACACGCCGATGAAGCCACTGATCGCgcggcagagaaggagagggaaaGTGGAGTGGTTACCAAACGGCTGCGGCACTTTCGCATACCACATGTACAGGTAGCTCGCTGTAACAGTGATTGACATACGGGCGAAAAGAATCTACAGGAGTCAGTTTCCTGCGCGCTCAAGACAACCGCCCAACAATCTGCATTCCGCGCCACCAAGACGTACCTGAAACGGCTTGAATCCCTCGCCATTCCTCCCattcagctccagctccttggtCATGCAGTTCATGGAAGCTCCAAAGAACTGCGACATCAGTACCAAGATCATCCCCTTGCCCTGGAGCCAGATATTCGTGGCGGTATCGTGCATCCTCTCCGTCCATGGCAACGAAGGCGTCGGTGGCTGTGGTGAAGCCAGAGGCAAAGGTGACGGCGACCTTACTCCATTTCCAGCTTGCAGCAACGGCGTTCGTTCCCCAGTTTCAGGATGGGGCGACCCAAGTGTCGATGCTGTCATTACTGTCGGAATCGAGAAAGTACGAGTTCGAGAGAAAAAGCTTGATGAGAGTAAAATTTGTTGTTGCTTTGATAGCGCTACTATAGGCAGATTGCAGCAAAAGAAGCAAGTCGTGACTCGTTATTTCGTAGACTCATCAGTTTTGAACAAAAAAGTGATTCGTAGAAAGCTGATGGTCAAAATCAGATAACAATCACACAGATCCCCTTGGTCCTTGTCGTATGGATTAGGTATAATAAACAAGGGAGATGAAAAAAAATTTGGAGAGCGCTTTTACTGCGGCTGGAAAATATTCGAGGGAGTTCGGTCAAACTCCGGTTCGCGGAGGCGAAGATGGCTTATGCAATGACTCCGTGCTCCTAGGTCGCGTGAACCCGATTATCACTTGGTATTGGACACAGCAATAAGCACAGATTTCTCGGTCGGTCCCTATGTTGATTCATATTGCATTAAACGGGCATGTGCCTTGCAGCTTGCGACTTTTTAGACATGGGATTCCTAGGCTGTGAAGTGGACAGCAAAGAGATCCTTGAAAGACTTTAGGATTTGATAGAGGTTAAATACTAAGGCTAAGATAAGCAAGATCACTGATCACCATGCAGGCGATCAGCTAGGGAAGTAGCGCTATTGTAGTTGGTTGCACCCGAAGACTCTTCTATACTTATATGTGTGCAAAATCTTCTACATGAAAGTAAATGTATCACCACCCTTCTCGCGCAACATATTCCCCACCCTCTTCGTCCCAACAATGCGCTCCAGCTTCAACGCATCGTACTTGGAGAACAACGCGCGAACTCCTCCCTCAGCAGCCTCAACAACGCCGGCCGGGTCCAGGCCTAGGAAACCCACAATCTCGCCCCAGAAGATCGGGTTATCGGGCATACCGTACATAATGATCCGCTTGACCCCACGAATCCGGAAACGTCGGAAATGATGCAGTCGTTCGGTGTAGAGCAACACCGACTGCCGGCCAGTCATGAAATAAGACCGTGCGCGGCTGATTTCCCGGGGTTCGGTGTATTCGGATATCGCTCCAAAGGAGACGTTGGTCGTTTGCTGGGATGTGGCAAAGTAGTTGCGCAGGCGGACGAAATCGAGGTAGGACGGAATAAAGATAAGAGTGCCCCCTGCGCTGGCTCTGTTGCGGCTGGTAGTGATGTTGCGTACTAAAGTGGATAGaatggtggtggtgaagtGCTTGAATCGAGCATCTGGGTCTTTGGTTGGTGAGAGGCAGTCGAAGCGGGTGAAGGTCTGCTTCACGGGAACAGGGAGCGGCAGCTCTGCAATGGCTCCGTTATAGATAGGGTTCAATTTAACCTT
Protein-coding sequences here:
- a CDS encoding PP2C family serine/threonine-protein phosphatase (transcript_id=CADANIAT00001253) — its product is MGQTLSEPVVDKTSSEGQDECCIYGVSAMQGWRISMEDAHAAVLDLQAKQSGSNDQPTDPDRRLAFFGVYDGHGGDKVALFAGENVHKIVAKQETFLKGDIEQALKDGFLATDRAILEDPKYEEEVSGCTAAVSIISKKKIWVANAGDSRSVLGVKGRAKPLSFDHKPQNEGEKARISAAGGFVDFGRVNGNLALSRAIGDFEFKKSPELSPEQQIVTAYPDVTVHELTEDDEFLVIACDGIWDCQSSQAVVEFVRRGIAAKQDLYRICENMMDNCLASNSETGGVGCDNMTMVIIGLLNGKTKEEWYNQIAERVANGDGPCAPPEYAEFRGPGIHNHFEENPDEYEIDHDRSRPFNNDEELFDQTGEENHPDQVQRQNTDTERNDREGTPGPQSAAPQTNTSASDGSEPSNTPQKPASS
- a CDS encoding choline-phosphate cytidylyltransferase (transcript_id=CADANIAT00001254) produces the protein MSSPLSNSKRKRADSQHLSTADIAKSSTTDLLQPSSRDASGEEGDESTGPIISPVKASNNPPPKRARKASVSEGQSGDAGKDTSISKEDPGEPSETTPASSDIETHTKTRPGLHLNTKPDEELMKPPVLGKLQDPAGGYKTNPPPVGRPVRVYADGVFDLFHVGHMRQLEQAKKAFPDVYLIVGVTGDKETHERKGLTVLSGAERAESVRHCKWVDEVFPNCPWIVTPEFMEEHKIDYVAHDDLPYGAAEGDDIYAPIKAQGKFLVTQRTEGVSTTGVITRIVRDYDRYISRQFKRGASRQELNVSWLKKNELEIKRHVSELRDSIMTNWTNTGQELSRELRQLWNSRPNSPAPSTRTSMDWGSSRGVVSPTAGGKSHVSRVEALGRTESITGREPDFATGYSLGLIGGVRAWMRSRRSLLESRGQSPASEEEHESELERSNGEGPAEPKR
- a CDS encoding uncharacterized protein (transcript_id=CADANIAT00001255), translating into MRHFDAWILRDPYSIFHYYSTGHRWKETIRDLIQARQICAPLSLNNASSTPSSPVDPFSKTHPMDPQTASAFITKLPLEIRLMIYEYAFGDQVVHLVQVKDKIRHVRCRNTTSSLDKNRRCCPVTPARWRTNGLAASASFSSSAASASSADNASSNMLYPHTHPSLPSNLSNSSTALLRTCRSIYAEASSILYKNSTFDVDDLTTFIAFSLSISSEHLATIKKLTIQWTPVWQPMAGEEHKSSIYSHTHNDRLWTLFWNRVAALAGLEELALSVDLGSFAAANAGANTGPGNGIGNGGGGLIGGSRLRLSIAEPWVAPLLCVRGLASFELGITAKCDAAAKHFLEGSLVRDAVTLREHLRAVMCSPREAELPLLPGVEVQDLSMQMELLRRCAAEMEMEREEQRGIRPRLAITAA
- a CDS encoding DMT family transporter (transcript_id=CADANIAT00001256), whose protein sequence is MDGEDARYRHEYLAPGQGDDLGTDVAVLWSFHELHDQGAGAEWEEWRGIQAVSASYLYMWYAKVPQPFGNHSTFPLLLCRAISGFIGVYGLYYSVQYLPLSEATVLTFLAPILSCYACSHFIPGEIFTRKQQLAGFISLIGVVLIARPFAFLQPAADDNAESIETKMEHPGEADQGHRVMAVTMGMIGVLGASSAYASIRMIGQRCHPLVSVTYFSLVTTVVSAIAIVFLPSISLELPGTPLEWTLLILLGVCGFLLQFLLTAGLSYVPPPPRVRNTSALHQHFNEADNASKSETIKPARSSSGTKATTMLYTQMLFALFYDAAVWGSTLSAVSWIGSALILSSAFYVATARDSPAPAHASESEENAGQITR